From the Musa acuminata AAA Group cultivar baxijiao chromosome BXJ3-7, Cavendish_Baxijiao_AAA, whole genome shotgun sequence genome, one window contains:
- the LOC135581847 gene encoding uncharacterized protein LOC135581847, with translation MAEARKRVLVVGGSGYLGQHLLQGFSRGAGSERYALAFTHHRPSPPAELVDAVSPVLPFRVDLRTGDGFDAISTAFGQPDVVVNCAALSVPRTCEMDPAAAMSINLPSSLVNWLSSFKNNNSLLIHLSTDQVYEGVRSFYKEDDEALPVNMYGKTKIAAEKHIIANCSNYAILRSSIIYGPQTISPVTKSLPIQWIDSALKQGQEVEFFHDEFRCPVYVKDVVNVIIALSKKWISDGKQMQLLLNVGGPNRVSRFQMAETVARTRGYNHSLIKSVSASSVNRGVISPSDISMDISILIRVLGINPCSFEDGVRSTLEISDSS, from the exons ATGGCGGAGGCGAGGAAACGAGTGCTGGTGGTGGGGGGCAGCGGATACTTGGGGCAGCACCTCCTCCAGGGCTTCTCGCGAGGCGCCGGATCGGAGCGGTACGCCCTAGCGTTCACCCACCACCGTCCGAGCCCTCCTGCGGAACTTGTCGATGCTGTCTCTCCGGTGCTCCCATTCCGTGTCGACCTGCGGACCGGCGACGGCTTTGATGCCATCTCCACCGCCTTTGGCCAG CCAGATGTTGTTGTTAATTGTGCCGCACTATCTGTTCCTCGTACTTGTGAAATGGATCCTGCAGCTGCCATGTCTATTAACCTGCCATCTTCCCTTGTAAACTGGCTATCAAGCTTCAAGAATAACAACTCTCTTTTAATTCATCTTTCAACAGATCAAG TTTATGAAGGTGTGAGATCATTTTACAAAGAAGATGACGAAGCTCTTCCTGTAAATATGTATGGAAAAACAAAAATCGCTGCAGAGAAGCATATAATTGCAAACTGTTCAAACTATGCGATCCTGCGGAGTAGTATAATATATGGCCCACAGACAATTTCACCTGTTACTAAGTCACTTCCAATTCAG TGGATTGATAGTGCCCTTAAGCAAGGTCAAGAAGTTGAATTTTTTCATGATGAGTTCCGCTGCCCCGTGTATGTCAAGGATGTGGTCAATGTTATAATAGCTTTGAGCAAAAAGTGGATATCAG ATGGTAAGCAAATGCAGTTGCTTCTGAATGTGGGTGGACCAAATAGAGTGTCAAGGTTCCAAATGGCTGAGACAGTTGCAAGGACTAGAGGATACAACCATTCCTTGATCAAGTCAGTGTCGGCATCTTCA GTCAACCGTGGAGTTATATCCCCATCCGACATCTCTATGGACATCAGCATATTGATTCGGGTGCTTGGTATTAATCCCTGCTCTTTCGAAGATGGAGTCAGATCAACACTCGAAATCAGCGACAGTTCTTGA